The DNA sequence CTGGCGCGACGGGATACGGCGAGGTCGTGCAGATAGAGGCAATCTGCTTCGGCGTGGGACTGGAATTCGCCGTCCAGCGGCGTCACCTTGCCAACCCGCGAATGATAGGCGAAGAGGTAGGCGCAGACGCCGAGGGTATCTTCAGCGACCCAGGCCAGTTGCGGGCACGCGGCAAGGCGGGCGCGGATCACCGCTTCGTCTTCAAGGACTTCGGCGGCATAGGATTCTTCCTGAATCGACATCACGGCAGGAATATCGCGCACCTGCATCGCTCTCAACTTGAACATCTTGGTTACTCGAACGGGCTCGGGCCGGCTGTGCGACCTGCAACGGGCCGGCGATCATACGCGATCGGCAGAGCAAGGGTGAGCCAGGCGACGAAGGACGCGGCGGCACGATGCCGCACATGACACAGCCGTGTCGCTGTCGTCTCGAAGGGCATCAGCGCAAGCGGCAGGCGGTCGGGCGACGCGAACTCGCGACTGACGGCATCGCGTTTTGCGGGCATAATTCATCGTTAGTTAGCTAGCTATCCCTCTGGTCTTCTCTTTGAACAATTCACCCCAGCCGTTGCTCGGCGTCCTGCTCATTCTCGTCTCGTGCCTGGTCCTTGCCACGCACGACGGGCTGTCCAAGCACTTGACGCTGCTTTATCCGGTGTTCCTGGTCATCTGGGCGCGCTACATGGCGCAGACGGTGCTGATGGCCGCGCTGTTCGCGCCGCGCATGGGGCGCCGCGTGTTCCATACGCTACGGCCCGGATTGCAGTTATGCCGTGGCTTGAGTCTGGTGAGC is a window from the Pseudomonas sp. MTM4 genome containing:
- a CDS encoding GNAT family N-acetyltransferase encodes the protein MQVRDIPAVMSIQEESYAAEVLEDEAVIRARLAACPQLAWVAEDTLGVCAYLFAYHSRVGKVTPLDGEFQSHAEADCLYLHDLAVSRRASGRGIGPALVQKNLEQARTQQLRYSALVSVQDSEAFWARLGYAAHDELDQPQASNLASYQIPAVYMVRALH